A DNA window from Myxococcota bacterium contains the following coding sequences:
- a CDS encoding phytanoyl-CoA dioxygenase family protein: MIPISFDARISDDERRQRLYAGEIFIYSPTPAGKALCELAREMCAAAFRPLDARTAQHDMPVETYAAKLAELKPAFIHHPESKRLIRELLTAFGCDPKETYFDVPRLRTSTSSGYLTTGIAYAFHPHRDTWYSAPPCQLNWWLPVHDIGPRDGLAFHPGYWSRGVRNGSSRYNYAEWNRTSRKIAAAQIGEDTRDQPKPEEPMDVESEFRPLCAGGGLILFSGAQMHSSVPNTSGKTRLSI, translated from the coding sequence ATGATTCCGATCAGCTTCGACGCCCGGATCTCCGACGACGAGAGACGGCAGCGGCTGTACGCCGGCGAGATCTTCATCTATTCGCCCACGCCCGCGGGCAAGGCGCTGTGCGAGCTGGCGCGCGAGATGTGCGCCGCCGCGTTCCGCCCGCTCGACGCGCGCACGGCCCAGCACGACATGCCGGTCGAGACCTACGCGGCGAAGCTCGCCGAATTGAAGCCCGCCTTCATCCACCATCCGGAATCGAAGCGACTGATTCGCGAGCTGCTCACGGCCTTCGGCTGCGACCCGAAGGAGACCTACTTCGACGTGCCGCGGCTGCGCACGTCGACCTCGAGCGGATATCTCACCACCGGCATCGCCTACGCCTTCCACCCGCATCGCGATACCTGGTACTCCGCGCCGCCCTGCCAGCTCAACTGGTGGCTGCCCGTGCACGACATCGGGCCGCGCGACGGCCTGGCCTTCCACCCCGGTTACTGGAGCCGCGGCGTGCGCAACGGCTCGAGCCGGTACAACTACGCCGAGTGGAACCGCACCAGCCGCAAGATCGCCGCGGCGCAGATCGGCGAAGACACGCGCGACCAGCCCAAGCCCGAGGAGCCCATGGACGTGGAGTCCGAGTTCCGGCCGCTGTGCGCGGGCGGCGGGCTGATCCTGTTCTCCGGGGCCCAGATGCACTCGTCGGTCCCGAACACGTCGGGCAAGACCCGGCTCAGCATCGA